A single Trachemys scripta elegans isolate TJP31775 chromosome 20, CAS_Tse_1.0, whole genome shotgun sequence DNA region contains:
- the LOC117868359 gene encoding CCN family member 2-like — MHDSFGIITWSLFLLLLAPGWAESQPCSYPCQCPSQPLQCPVGTSHVWDACGCCKVCARQLGELCSLQTPCDHHKGLYCDFFKIHRDVGICLAHEGATCDLLGKIYPNGESFQPTCKLQCICMDGAVGCIPLCADDLRLPSPDCPHPLRVKRPTQCCEEWICQGGSQETALAVYRENPAPRPELNDLQENCLVQTTEWSACSKSCGMGISTRVTNDNPQCRLEKESRLCMVRPCDFPREKIIKKGKKCVRTPKSCRGIHFEFSGCTSVRSYRPKFCGSCTDGRCCTPHTTSTAEVEFRCPEGDFFHRKLMFIKTCSCHHDCPRDNDIFLATYRRRMTGDHIKIERQ, encoded by the exons GCAGAGTCACAGCCGTGTTCGTACCCATGCCAGTGCCCCTCTCAGCCGCTGCAGTGCCCTGTTGGCACCAGCCACGTGTGGGATGCCTGCGGATGCTGTAAAGTGTGTGCCCGGCAGCTGGGTGAGCTGTGTTCCCTTCAGACACCCTGCGATCACCACAAGGGACTCTACTGCGACTTCTTCAAAATCCACAGAGACGTCGGGATCTGCTTAG CCCACGAGGGGGCGACCTGTGACCTGCTGGGGAAGATCTATCCCAACGGCGAGAGCTTCCAGCCCACCTGCAAGCTGCAATGCATCTGCATGGACGGCGCCGTCGGCTGCATCCCCCTGTGCGCCGACGACCTGCGGCTCCCCTCCCcggactgcccccaccccctccgggTCAAACGCCCAACCCAGTGCTGTGAGGAGTGGATTTGTCAAGGGGGCAGCCAGGAAACGGCCCTGGCAG TTTACAGGGAGAACCCAGCGCCCAGGCCTGAGCTGAACGACCTCCAGGAGAACTGCCTAGTCCAGACCACCGAATGGAGTGCCTGCTCCAAGAGCTGTGGGATGGGCATCTCCACCCGCGTCACCAATGACAACCCCCAGTGCCGCTTGGAGAAGGAGAGCCGACTCTGCATGGTCCGGCCCTGCGACTTCCCCAGGGAGAAGATCATCAAG AAAGGAAAGAAGTGCGTGCGGACCCCGAAGTCCTGTCGGGGAATCCACTTTGAGTTCTCGGGCTGCACCAGCGTCCGCTCTTACCGGCCCAAGTTCTGCGGGAGCTGCACAGACGGCCGCTGCTGCACGCCCCACACCACCAGCACTGCGGAGGTGGAGTTCCGGTGCCCGGAGGGGGACTTCTTCCACCGTAAGCTAATGTTCATCAAGACGTGCTCCTGCCACCATGACTGCCCCAGGGACAACGACATCTTCCTGGCCACCTACCGCAGAAGGATGACCGGTGACCATATCAAGATAGAGAGGCAgtag